The genomic region TACCCTCTTGAAGGCCAGCTCCACATGCTCTGGGGCTGGGTGGCTCTCCCAGCCTCGGCTCTTTTCTCTGGCCTCCTTCAGGAGTTGCTGGGTGCTCAGCTGCAACTtgctccttctctcctcctgctcctcctcagcttCGCTCTGACTGGGGGAAGCTGGTCGTCCTCCCTCCTCAGAGTGAGAGTCCTCGTTAGTGCCTGCAGTACTTAAACTCTGACTGGGCCAAAACTCTGGAAGCtacaaagaggattttgttaCATGTTAACACTTTTCTGTTAATTCTGTCTCTTTACCTTACACATGatttctataataataataataaaaaacagtctggtgtgggtttttttctgtctgtggtgCAGTTTGTCAGTTTTTATACCTGGAAGAGTCTCTGGGCCTCAGTGATC from Plectropomus leopardus isolate mb unplaced genomic scaffold, YSFRI_Pleo_2.0 unplaced_scaffold18543, whole genome shotgun sequence harbors:
- the LOC121965087 gene encoding rho GTPase-activating protein 7-like codes for the protein MTPTNIAVCLAPSLFHLNTLKRDANTARLSHRKYSLGRPDQRDLSENLAATQGLANMITEAQRLFQLPEFWPSQSLSTAGTNEDSHSEEGGRPASPSQSEAEEEQEERRSKLQLSTQQLLKEAREKSRGWESHPAPEHVELAFKR